AAACGTTTCTTGTGAAGTTTGTAATCCTTGAATACCTTCGACTAATTTCATCAAAGGAACTGGATTCATAAAATGCATTCCCGCCACGAGTTCTGGTCGACGAGTTGCTGCTGCTATCTTCGTGATCGAGATCGATGAAGTGTTAGTACACAAAATCGCATCTTTTTTGACGATCTCATCCAAGTTTCTAAATATCTTCAGCTTAAGGTCGATGTTCTCCGTGGCTGCTTCGACAATAAAATCGCAATCCAACAATGTGTTAAGGTCTGTCGACCAAGAAATGCGACTTTGTACGACTGCCGCGTCTTCGGAACTTAAAATTTCCTTCTTTACTAGGCGGGCCAAACTACTCTGAACAGCCTGTTTGCCTTTTTCTAAACTTTCAGAGGTAATGTCGTAAACTTGAGTGCGCCAACCTGTTTGTGCACTCACTTGTGCGATGCCGCTTCCCATCTGACCTGCGCCAACAATTCCGAACTTTGCTACCGACATTATTCCTCCAGCGATCCTACACTAGCACTATTGAAATAAGGAGCAAGCTTCGTCGCCCCGCCAACTAAGAGTCGATGAGGATTTGAAGGTGCTAATCGATCCAAGGCACGCTTGAAAAGCGCCACTCTACTCTTAACTCGTCATCCACTTGCTCGATGGGACTAGACCAGCGACGAATAGCCCACAGGTGGATGGCCGACATCCTTTCATCTAAGGACCATCGAAATCCAAACGTAGACTCCTCATCTTGCCGAGACGGAGATTTCATTGTGTCAAAACGGGCTATTAGATCGAGTTCTGAAAACAATCGGTGAAAGACGTCGATGTGGCCCGATGTTATTGAACCACTTCCCAAATACAAATCATCCGACTCGCCGTAATGGAATTGACCCGCAAACCCGACACCTTTAATTCTTGTCCTCAGAACGGCAAGTGCAGAGCGAATTTTTGTTCGACGAGAGAGCTGAGTGCTGTCTCCGTAAACGCCCGATACAAAACCTATAAATCCAAATCTATCTCGCCAGCCTAGCGTGGAGGCTAGTAAATAGCGATTATCTTGAGGGGAGTCAGTCACGCCCTCGAACACGGCAGTTTGTGTCCATATGCCTGCTGAGGGTTCAAAAGAGTAGGAGGCTCCCTGACTCCGTAAAGGAACGAGCCCACTTTGGTAAATAAGCGACCGCGGAAAGTAGAGATCTCGCTCGTGAAAAATAGATTCATCCCCATGATAAATCGGAATCTGACCGACAGAAATCTTACCCAATGAGGTCTCTGTGTGAGCGAAGGCCTCAATAATTCCAAACTCCTGATGGCTCGGAGCAGGAGCCGTAGCAGAGTCTCTCTGTAGAAAACTTGAATCTAGCGGATCAATTAATCGTGGACCGCCAGCACTCAGTTTTACGCCCCACTGAAGCGCCGGCGAAAGCTCTAGATCCACACGAGATGGTCCAAAATAAAAGCCGCTAAGAGTTTTTTCTTCAGACAACCGAAACTGAGGTGCAAGAAGCGCCGACATCTCTTTAGTTGTCTCAGCTTGACCTCTTACTGAGTAACCTGAAAACCCAGCCGCCCAAAAACACAACAGCAGAGATGGCGCACTTTTTTTGAGTTCGTTAAGTGCCACGATCATTCTCTCTCTCACGCGATTCTTCAGATCCCGCCTGCCATCGTCGGTATATCCTTCGGTTGACTCGCTTTGAAGAATTCGCATTTTTACGGTGTGGACGGCTCTCGTTGAGAGCCGAATACCTCGTGGTGGCAGCACGCTGCTAACACCATGCAAGACAACGGGAACAACTGGGCACTTCGCTTGAGCAGCCAAAACAAAAGGACCGCTTTTAAATGCCCCAATTTGTTCTTGCATCTGGCGGGTTCCTTCGGGGGCGAGTATAAAACACTCACCTCGCTTTACTCTTTCTCGCGCACTTTCGTAAACGGCAAGTACATCTTTGAGGTTATTTCTTGCGATCGGCAAAGCCCCCGCCACCCTCATAGCTTTGGAGAATATGGGTATTTTAAAAAGTTCAATTTTAGCCCCGAAACGAATTTTCTTGGGAATTCCCTTATGGCACACAGGGATATCAAGCAGCGATGTATGGTTGAATACGAATATGCAGCCGCCGTCCGGAAGAGGAGCCTCAAAACTCACATCTAGTTTCACGCGAGCGATTTTGAGGAGTCCCTTGGACCAATTCTGCACCAAAGACTCTCGCATCTCAGAGCGGCCCAATAGTGCTTCAATGACTGCTGAAGCAGAAATAATTAATGTCCAACCACCCAGTGCGGCGAGACGAAAATAAGACCAAATACGACCCACGATGTTCCTCAAAAAATAGACTTAATCACAACCCTACGTTCTTGAGCAATACATCAACAACAACGGGAAGAGTCTTTTTCAAAACTGGCGCAGCACGTTTAAGATTGTTCTTGAGATTCTTCTGTAGAGCGCCCCCTTGTTTACTCACCTCAGCCATGGGGTAGTGAAGACCATCTTGAGTTGCAACGGCCTTAGAATTTATGTCGGGAAGAGCCGTTCGCGAGTCATCTAAGATGGCTTTGACAACTACCACTGAGATTTTATGTCGCCTGAGCGCTCTTACAAGCGGGAAGACCTCCATATCGACAGCCTCTGCGCCCGTGCTTCTAAATAGGTTAATTTTATCCTCTGGCGACTGAACTACTTTTTCGGCGGTGACAAGCGGACCAACTCGGTAAGTAATGCCCTCTTTTAATAGTGAGCGACCGAGCTCGTCACATAGCTCCATGTCAAGATGAAGATCAACAGGTCCTTCTTTGCGAACCGCGTCCTCTGCAATAACTCTTTCAGGAATAAAAACATCTCCAAGCCGAAGCGTTGGTCTTAAACCTCCGCAATATCCGAATACGAGAGCGTGATCCACCGCGAGATTTGCAAATAGACTCTGATTTATTTCGAACTTCTTGAGAGCCAGTTCGTGGCCCATTCCCAATTCCCAAAGTAAAACTTCGTGACCAGAGTCGTGAGTGCCACGCCAAATTTTATCCTGATCTTTCTTAAGATCGTAGACTTCGAGGACAACTTCGGTTTCGGGCCTAATAGCAGTTAAAATAAGGATCATGATTACGCCTCTGAAAACAAGCGCGCTTTGGCGGCTTCTTTTTGTCTTAGCTTATAGGCCATATGCGAAGTTGGGCCCTTGAGCGTTCGAGCATGGGTGTCGTAGTCCATTATCTGAACTTCATAAGGAAAGAAAAACCTAGAAGTGCGCCCGTCGATAGGAAGGCGAATCAGCTGCCTTGAAATAAACTTAATGACTCGGTAATCGTCAGCCGAGAACTCATTTTCACGATCTCGAAAGAGTGCCCTATGGGAATCGGTTTGCAGCTTCTGCTCAAGTTGTTTTTCGATTTCATCCGAGTCTAACATACCCTTGGTCTCGGCTAGAGTTTCAAGAAGTAAGTTGACGGGATACAATGTATTTTTCGACTGATCCGGCAAAATATTCGGAAAACTAACGAGCTCTTCAGCCACCAGATAGCGAACCACTCGAAATGCTTCAAAAATATTTCGTGAGACAAACCGAACTCCCATCTTGTCGTAGATTGATATAGCGACCGCCTGTGGCTTTGAGAGAAATTTTGTCACCGCGCTATCGGTGGCCTTAAAAGGTTTTACGTCAAACCTCTTAATAGGAATCTGATCCGCCCGAGATGTCCCGCCCAAAACGGTTCCCATAATGGGGTCTTGGATAAGATGCGGCCGGAAATTAGCCAGCACCTGCTCTTGAATCAGATCAGAAAAAGTAAAGAAGAGATCGTGCTCTATGTGCGAGATCACATGCATCGCTCTGAGGGTCGCGCAACTCCAACGGCGAACAGCCCGATCTACTTGATCTCTTGGTAGGCTGCAATAAACGATGAGTTGACTAGGGTCTCCCAATTTTTGGATGTCAGAGACTTCCGAAGGAGGGGCGCCCACCTCAGCCTGATAGTTTTCTTTAAGGTAAGTGATTGCACGAAGAAAGAGTGCCACCAAGCGATCGCGATCTTCTGCTTCTTCAAGATCATAACCGTAGGTCTTTAAAAATCGATGCGCTTTTTCAATGGTATCAAGATGCAGTGAGCGCAAATCGACCGCCGATTCTCCGCCAATCACACATCCTAGTATTTCTTCATTAAATTCTTCGGGTCCAAACATGACCCCAGGTTACCCGCCGCTATTCTTTGTTGGCAAGTTTAACAATTTCCCAAACTCGCCCGAAATATTTGGCCAGGAATATTTGGCCAGAGAGGTGTATCCTAAGCATCTAAGCCCAAGACAATTGCCTCAGAGACAGTTCCGCCAGACATTTGCGATTTAATTGCAAGCAAACATGCGGCAGGCCTCTATCGCGAAACCACCTATGTTTCCGCTCATTACGAGCCCCTGAGTATTCGTATAATTATTCTGCCCGTTGTCATACGAAATATTGCCTTGATAATAGATAACGCCGTTATTCTGTTTAAAATACCCGGTGAGCGTGACTGAACCGACGTTGTCTTGAAAAATGATATAGGCACCAATTCCATCCGACGCAGAAAACAGATTGCTATTAGAAACTATCTGTCCTTGCGAGGATGGGGTGAGCGCAACAGAAACCGCATCAAGAAAGTTGCCCGCCTGATCTGTCATGTCGTCGTTGATAGCAAGAACAAGACTCCCCTGCGGGCTAAGATTTAGCTGCATCCCTAAACTAGAAGTCAGCATATCGATAGCCTGAGTGAGATTTACGATGCCATTACCCGATCTGATTTGCACGTCTGCTTTTAAATACCCCTCAATTGGCAACTCCTGAGATCTCATATTCCCAAAATCTCCTCCGTAGGTAGCTCCCATAAAGTGCGCTAACATTTGCCAGGCGCTTCCCTGATCGCCATTCGAGTAAATATATCCCCAGCCTTTATTAGGTAGCGGATCTTGAAAAGTAGATTGACCTTGGCCAGCCCCGGGCACACCGGGCACTCCGCCAGGTCCTACTGCACCTCTATCGGTTGTCGGGCGAACCTGAACGCTACCGCCTTGCTTCTTTCTCTCGCCGCATGCCGATAGTACAGCGATCGCTGCAAAGGATACGATCAGCCATTTCAGAGTCTTGGCACTTTGCTTCCAATTCCCAGCGCCGAAAACACTGAAATTGCAATTGAGATAAGACACTCTTTCGACATGTACTTGCTTCTTCGCTTCTTTATGGCTCATCGTGCGCCCCGCTTTTTTGGTCATAGGTGAGGCTCTGCCTCTAATAATTAAGTTTGAAGGTACGTGCTGCCTCAAAACATCCTAACTTCAAAGGACGTGCCATTTGTAAGCGGCACTGGGCCGCTGAGCCCACCACTTAGTCGAGCTGACCTGGGGAATCCTTTACCTCATCTACTCTAGCGATGAAGACGAGCAAATTGCGCCCAACGACTGTCTAACTTTTCGACAGCCCGGCGCCTCCGGGATTTTTTGTAATTCTCCAGCGACTTTGACCGGTTCTAATTTGCCAGGGACTTTGACCGCTTTAGTCCCATATCTTCTGTTTCTGTATGTCTTCCACCTTCGTGATGCTGCAAGTGGTGGGACTTACAAAGAATAGTGACATTCTCTGGATTGTCTTTTCCTCCGTGTGATACAGGCTGGATGTGATGAAAATCTAACCACTTTTTTTCATGGCAGCGTATTCCTCGCTTGTTTATGTGAGTGCAGCGATTTCCATCGCGTAGAAGCACCTTATGACGAACCTCAGCCGGAAGGTTTTTGCGATGACTTCGCTTCTCGCGGTTTAAGGATCTTCTTGTCAGCCTTAATTTTACTGTTCTTGTGAACAATTGACCTTCGCCAGCTTCGCATTCGCTATTTAGACTGTACCTTTGATGTTCACTCTCGCGCTCTAAGGTTTGGTTTTTAAGCCTACGGCGTACTGTGCTTGTGAAAAGTACATTTGAAACACTATCGCTTAACCTCTTTGAACTGTCCTCTTTGTTTTTATGAACGTCTGCTTCGTATATTGCATTTTTCGCCGCAGCTACTTTGTGGGCGCTCTCTGGTCGACGATAGTTGTCAATTTTAGTTTTAGATTCTTCTTGCCCTGTTTTCTCAGTTACTGCCTTTTCTGAATGTCTCGAGCGACCGCTTTCGCCGCTTGACCTTTGACTTTTTGCCACGGCCCTTTGGGCTTTTCTTATAGGGTCTACTTTTTCGACAAAAAACTCCACGATTTGCTCAAGCGTTGCTTCGTAGCTAAGTGGTCGCTGAGTTCTTTGACATAAAATGTCTTGGGCTCTTTGAAACTTCTCATAAAGCTCTTCGCTGACACCAATCGTTAGCTTGATGCGATTTTCTTGCACTGGCTTAGCTGCTTCATGGACGACTTCTTTCGGGTTAACAAGCACGACTTCTTTTTCAAGTTTTTTGCACGGGAGGGTTTTACACAGCTCAATCCATGTCTGCTTGTTTTCAGGGGTGATGACGCTGACAATTTTTCTCGCTTTTGACACCGAGAAGTCGCCTGCTCGAATAGCCGCTTTCAACTCAGGCACTTCTCGAGATTTTCTCATAACACCAATGAAGCTTGCCGCTACGGACTCCGACAGTTTCAAAGCTTCTGTGCAATAGGTCCAAAGACTTCCGTAACCGAGGCGAATAAAGGCTCTATGTTTTTCAACTTCGTCTAAAGCCTCAATAAGTTCTGCTTCGGCAGTAAGGTACTTTGCAGTTTTTTCGACGGCGTTAATGTGAATCTTTCTTAAAAAGACATTGTCTGGCTTCATCGCGTCTCCTTTGCGTTTCTAGTTTCGAAGTCATTCTACACCTGGCTTTTAAAACACTGGTTTTTCGCTCTATACGAGTTCAGCAAGGGCGATGAAAACGTAGCTAAGGAGCGAGACAATTGGGTTTTAATAAATGGCGAGACGTAGCTTCTGGGCTGTTAAAGCGAAAGCAGATAAGAGGTCTAAGTCGTAGGTCAACGTTACGAAAAACGACAGAATTACTCGTCAAGTCCGAAGGCTGAGCGTCACGTAATTTTCCAGTGATTTTGTTGCGGCGTAAAAGACCTAATACAGCGGCTAGAGGTTTATTCCGTCAAATCTGTTTTTAGGTACTGGCGCCTTTTGGCGCGAAAGAGGCAATGACTTTACCAATCGGGCGAGAGAGATCTTTCGTTTCGACGAGTGTAAATTGTGCCTTCTTGAAAGAATTAATCGCGTTTCGTTTTTCGGTAGAAACAAATGCTTCCAGAAGTTCAGAGCAATATGGTTGATGACCCACGACAACTACATTCTCAATCTCTGAATATTCGTTAATTGCATCAAAGACAGTTGAAAAAGAGTTGTGCGAGCCCAACCGCTCATCAAAAGTTGGCTCTGGCCAGCCTAAACACTGACACAGTCCTTTCGAAGTTTGTGCACAGCGAACATAAGGACTTGAAAGAACAACATCTGGATGAAAGTTCACCTTCTTCAACATTTCACTAAGATCTGTAACTTGAGTTTGCCCTTTTTCTGTCAGCTTCCGACTAGAGTCTTTGCCGTCAGCAGAGAGATTTTCTGCGTGTGCGTGGCGAATGATGGCTAGTTTCATTGGCAGGCTCCTCGATCAGCGGGTTGCTGGCTCCAAAAATCTCATTATTGGTAAACTCATGCAGTCGGTTGCTTAGGTAATTAACTCCTAACTTTAAAGTATCGTTAGGAAGGTCATTGGTTCAACAAGAAGTTGATCCGTTATTTTACTCCCTTTCCCTGGGGTTGGCTCTGACTACTACTCTCACCACTGTTGTTTCGCCCATTTCGTCGTCGCTCCTCAATGACATCTCTCTCAGTGGCCATCGTAAAGGCGTCTAAACAAACCATTTTCGTGATACCTCTTGTTCCATTCAAATACTCCGAGATCGCCTTCTGATAATCAGTTGCTGTCGCCCAAGGACCGAGGCCCTCAATAAACTTTCGTGATCCTCCGGAACCATTGCAAGCCAAACATCCCAACTGATGTTTTACCTTTCGAAGAGTTTCTGCCGAAAGCTGATCAGAACCAATTCGTTTATTTGCCGTGTTTCTAGAGCCAGTTGATAGACTGAGGCCAGGATAGCAGCAAGAACTTGCCGAGTGACGAAGAGCCCCTAGGTGGAGCAAACCATTTTCTTTTATTAGCGCTATCTCTTTTTCAAGCTCTACGGAAGAATCTCTGTCGATGGCGTCTTTGTACTGCTTACTGTCGTAAAAGTCTCGTCGAGTTTTCCGAAAACCGCTAAATGCCGTTCCGCAATTGAAGAAACGACTGTATTCTATCGCACCAAGTTTCACTTTTTGCCTTCTATCAGCAACATCCGTAGAACTCCAGAACTTCTGACTTTGAGACGGCTCACCGTCAGTAGATGGGGTTACACCTAAGAAGGGACCAAATCCCTTTTGAACTTCGTAACCCTCAAAGCCACTTCCTCCATGCGATTTGAAAGTTTCATATTTTATTGGGCCTAAATAGGTCATTCCAAAATAGTTACCTCGCTGACCACCTCTTTTGCCATAAGTTGACTCTTTGGCGGCTTGGGCAAAACGCAAACCCAAAGGAATTGAATCCGTCGAGTAATCCAGCAATAATTCGTAAGCTTTAAGAGCATCTAGGCCTTCAGTGAGATCCCCAAGAGATCTGCTTTGATCCGAACTCGCTGAACCAGCTGATGTTTTAGTTATTTCAACTTTGTCTTTTCGCTCAGTGCCCGAAAGGAGGCCTGACTCCTGCGAAGTTCCAGAAGTGCATCTTTGTCGTTTTTGGCTTTTTTCTGAAGGAGACTTCCAGTTTTCGTATTCGCCAAGAACAAGACACTTATAATATTTCTTTGTGGCATCTCTTTTTTCTTGTGTGATATTTACTTGCGGCAAAGCTGAGTTGTAGAGATCCTCAAGCAAAGCGTCACTCAAATAGTTAGAACCTGTCTCGTCTGCCCTCTTGCCACAATTTGCCATGTAGATTGCGATATATTTTTCAAGAAGCTTTTTTGCCTGAAGAGTGTAGTCCTCAATCTCATTATCAGTGGATTCACTATTTATTTTAGCCGCCTGAGATCGCAGGTTCATCGCTTCAACCCTAAGCTCTAGAAACTCTAGTCGAAGCGATGTTAAAGTGCCTGTAATCTCTCGGTCGGCAAAAGCAGAATCACACAGTGCCTGATTAATGTGGGCCAAATCAGTCCCTGATTTTTCGCGAGGTTTTAAACCAATTTGATCTCTTATTGTGTTAATTCGCGCATCATCACAGTTGAGAAACTTCTCAGACTCCGCGCGTTCACCCAGAGGACTCGCCGCTGGCCTTTGGCAGAGCCTGGCTGTATCGGCCTCGGTCAAGAGACAATACAATACTAATGTAGCTGCTAAAAAAATATTACGAGGCCAAAAACAAGAACGCGACATATAAGATCATTGTAGATATCATTCCAGATAAGGCGACCAATTTTGCAGATCTTTTTGCGATCAGTTCCTTTTTAGCAACACGACGATGGGCCAGTGATCTGAAACCCCGAGATATTTGCCGCTAACCACGCTTTGACTGTAAGGAAAGCCTTGTGCGTCCCGCTGGAAGTCCTGATCATTCACTACTCTCGTGACTGAGTCCTGAACTTGCCACTTCGAATGCTGACTCTGCACGAGCACCTTGTCTAAAAACGACCAAGACTTCTTGGGAGGATAATACGTAGTGCCACGGCATTTTTCTAATTTCTTCGCAGCAGCTGCGGCTGTCGCTTTTGACGTCGCCATCGCCGAAATGTCTAATCCATTTGCTCTATAGGATTCCTTACACTCGGATTCCGCAGCATTGTTCCACACTGAGATTTTGTGCTCTTCATCACTAGGAACATTAAAATCTCCCGCGGCAATTACTAGTCTCCCCTTCGCACGCTCCACTGCTGCAAGTTCACCTAAAAACTTAAAAGCTTGAATGCGAGAAACCTTTGGATGAAAGGGCGCTGGAAAATGAACCCCAAAAACTGTTACTAGCTCGTCTCCACCTAACTCAAAAGTCGCCTTAAGAATACCTCGAGAGTCGCCCACAACCTTTTTTGCTTTGCCGCGAAAAGGAATCTCCCGCAGTTGTGGTACCTCCACTAGATTCAACCTAGACAACATCGCGACGTCTATGCCCCTCTTATCATGGCCTTCAATGAGAATTGGCTCCGAGTAACCGCACTCACCCAAGTGTTTGTCATTGAATCTACGAAGAACCTCGATGTTCTCCACCTCTTGCAAAACCAACACATCTGGGCACCTTGGAGTCGAATTTGGATTTGGATTTGGATTTGGAATCTGATTTGGATTTGGATGCTGATTCTGATTTGGACTCTGACTCTGACTCTGACTCTGATTGTGATCGGAAGTATTCACAGAAACTATCACTGCGGCAAGCCTTCGCATTTTCTCTTCTAAGACTTCT
The sequence above is a segment of the Bdellovibrionales bacterium CG10_big_fil_rev_8_21_14_0_10_45_34 genome. Coding sequences within it:
- a CDS encoding 3-hydroxybutyryl-CoA dehydrogenase (converts (S)-3-hydroxybutanoyl-CoA to 3-acetoacetyl-CoA); the protein is MSVAKFGIVGAGQMGSGIAQVSAQTGWRTQVYDITSESLEKGKQAVQSSLARLVKKEILSSEDAAVVQSRISWSTDLNTLLDCDFIVEAATENIDLKLKIFRNLDEIVKKDAILCTNTSSISITKIAAATRRPELVAGMHFMNPVPLMKLVEGIQGLQTSQETFAQVRRVAEAMGKTFVEAKDFPGFIVNRILMPMINEAVYTLYEGIGSVSDIDQAMKLGTNQPMGPLTLADFIGLDTCLAIMNVLYDGLGDSKYRPCPLLVKYVEAGWLGKKTGRGFYNYDQNGGGARAN
- a CDS encoding TIGR04552 family protein; this translates as MFGPEEFNEEILGCVIGGESAVDLRSLHLDTIEKAHRFLKTYGYDLEEAEDRDRLVALFLRAITYLKENYQAEVGAPPSEVSDIQKLGDPSQLIVYCSLPRDQVDRAVRRWSCATLRAMHVISHIEHDLFFTFSDLIQEQVLANFRPHLIQDPIMGTVLGGTSRADQIPIKRFDVKPFKATDSAVTKFLSKPQAVAISIYDKMGVRFVSRNIFEAFRVVRYLVAEELVSFPNILPDQSKNTLYPVNLLLETLAETKGMLDSDEIEKQLEQKLQTDSHRALFRDRENEFSADDYRVIKFISRQLIRLPIDGRTSRFFFPYEVQIMDYDTHARTLKGPTSHMAYKLRQKEAAKARLFSEA